The window TGTTTAGTTTAATTGGTCATAAGAAAATAGCAATTGAATATGTTAGGGCCCCTAGAGCAGCTGGAAAAACAAAGTGGAATTATTTAAAATTAATAAACCTAGCAATCGAGGGGATAACTTCATTTACAACAATTCCATTAAGAATTAGTAGCATATTAGGTTTTCAAATATCATTGCTATCATTTCTTTATATGTTAAAGGTAATAATTGAAAAACTATTCTTTAATTCTTCGATTCCTGGTTATCCATCATTAATGAGTGTGATATTGTTTTTAGGAGGAATACAACTCATAGGATTAGGAATAATAGGTGAATATTTAGCAAGAGTATTTAATGAGACTAAGCAAAGACCACTTTATTTTATAAATGAATATAGCGGTGAGAAAGATGAATAGAGAATTAATTTTATATATTTTTTTTGGAGTATTGACTACAATAGTAAATTTTATTACATATCTTTTAATTCTAAAAATAAACAAAAATTATATTTTTGCGACTACTTTAGCTTTTATAACAGCGATAATTTTTGCATATATTACTAATAAGAAATATGTCTTTGAGAAAAAAACAAGTTCATTAAAGGAACTATTAAAAGAGTTTATTAAATTTTTAACTTCTCGTGCTTTTACATATTTTGTAGATGTTTTAGGCATGATTTTTTTAATAAAATATCTCTCTCAAGGAGAAATATCAAGCAAAATAATAGTAAATATTACCGTTGTTATTCTCAATTATCTTTTCAGTAAATTATATATATTCAAAACTGAAAAATAAAAAAGTATCCAGGAGGAAAATTTATGAAGTTAAATAGTAGAAAATTGTTATATGAATTTATGTTCCTTATATCAGGGATTTTATTTTTAGCTTTAAATATATTCCCTCTATTTTTTACCAATGATTGGGACAGATCGTATATAATACAATTTTGGGCTGAAAAATTTGGAACAAGTAATACTGTTTTTCTGGCTGTATGCAGTATAATTGTTGTAATAGTGAGTATCCCATTTATAACCTGGCTTCTTAGAACACAAGAAAGTCTCATAATTAAAAAAATGAATGCAGCCTTTTATTCCTCAAAGGTATTTTGGAGTTTTATAACAATTGCTTCTATAGGAGTTTTAGTTCAGCTTGTATTCTGTTTTAGCCAGGATATTTGGGCAGATGAAAGTTTTTCGTTGGCTCTAATTAAACATAGTTATTCTGACGTAATTTCGCTTACAGCTGCTGATGTTCATCCTCCGCTTTATTATTTTATTTTAAAGTTTTTTGTTGATAGTACACGCATTATTTTTACAAATTTACCGCCAGTTTATTTCGCTAAAATAGTATCAACAATACCTTATGTTTTATTACTGATAGTCTGTGCTACCAAAATACGCAAGGAGTGGAACAATTATGTAGCTGCAATGTTTGCTATATCTCTTGTAGGCATGCAAAATCTAATTATGTATGGTGTCGAGATCAGAATGTATAATTGGGGAATGCTTTTTGTAACATTAGCTTTTCTATATGCTAATGATATTATAACTAAAAAACGAAAAAAAGATTGGATTTTATTTGTACTATTTAGTTTATTAGCTGCCTATACTCACTATTTTGCTTGTATTGCTGCAGGCATTTCATATTTGATGTTATTTGTATGGTTTTGTGTAAATGATAAAAAACAGATTAAAAATTGGCTGATAGCAGTTATTATAACAGTTATTGGTTACTTTCCTTGGCTAATTATTTTTATTCAACAAGCACAAAAAGTAAGTGATGACTACTGGATTCCAGATATTGCTTTTACCACAATTATAGGATACGCCAGGTTTATGTTTGAAATGCCACTACTTGCAATTATAGCGGTTATTATTATTGCTTGTATAATTAAAGATTTACAACAGACAAAATTCAGTAATTGGACTTCTGCATATTCCTTTGTTGGAATTTTAATTCCAATTGGCACTACTTTATTTGGCATAATCATTTCTGTTATAATTCGCCCAGTTTTTATTTCACGCTATATGATACCAGGTTTAGCTAGTTTATGGTTAGGTCTATTTATTGCAATTGATACATTAAAGAAAGAAAAACTCAAAGTAGTCACTTCATTTCTTATGATATCATTTTGCTTATATAATATCGCTTATTTTTCATATTCAGAAAATCTTTATCGTATTAAAAGTAACAATACAATCAATTTTTTAAATTCTCAAAAAAATGCGGTTTATTTTTCTGATAATTCTCATATAAATATGACATTAGCAGAAATGACTGAGACTAAATGTTACATATGGAAAAAGGAAGTTAGTGTATTGGAATCTCAAGTATTTGATAATATGGGAAGCTTATATTCAACTGGGGATATAATTCAACTTCTAAAAGAAGGTAAGGCAGTATATTTTGCTGAGTATTTAAATAACAGATCTGTTGAAGAAATACTCAAAGGCAGTAATTTAAGCTATATGAACATGGGAAAATATAGAGCAGAATTTCCAATTGAAATCTATAAAATCATAGAAACTGATGAATAAAAATAAAATTATCATTGGTATAATAGAACTCAATAAATTCCTGCATCTCCTTAGTAGGCTTCTTGAAAACTCTAAAATATTTATATCCAAAGACTGCACGCGTCTTCAGTAGAGCAAGAAAACTAATTTGGTAATCTATTAACCCTGTCAAAAACATCTATAATTTAAACATCTGTTACCAATTTTTCATATTAAAACTATGTTGGAGTGGAAAATACCCCAGGAAATTTTCTGGGGTGAGATAGAGTATTGCATTTGATTTGACAATGTAGTTTATTAAATTTTAATTTATTTATAGTTACCAAACAAAATGATTTTCAATTTTTACAAAATATATCTAAAATTATAGTAGACTAATATACAATACTCTTTAAAATAAAGAGGAAATATTATAAAACAATAGAACTAACATAATGATAAGGTGAATTTCATTATGATTCAAATTATGTTTTTAATTAAAATGAAATATCACAATATAATAAAGGGGTGAGGTGTATGAATAAAAAGAAACTAATATTTATTACTTTTCTTGTAATTTTTGCAAAAGGATATTCTGTAGAAATAGGTTTAGAAGATGTTTTAAATGACTTAGACCAGCATAATAGAGAGATATTAATACAAGACATGGAAATAGAGTCGCAAAATTTAGAAAAAAAGAAACAGTTTAAAAATATGCTCCCTAATGCATCTTTAACATGGGATCATAATTTTGTTGAAAACACTTCTGAAGATCAAAACGATTTTTCTGTAAGTGGAGAAGACGAAGCAAATATAGGAATATCTATGCCTCTATTTCAAGGAGGGGCGTTGTACAACCAGTATAAAAAGTCAGAATTAAATAAAGAGATTTCTGTTCAAAAGAGGAATCTTGTAAGATATGATATAGAGCAAAGTGCCATTTCTACTTATTTTAATATATTAAATAAAAGAAAACAGACAGAAATAAGACAAATGGTTCAGGAAGCTTTAAGTAAACAGGAAGAAAGACTAAAAGCTCTCTATAGGAGTAATAAAATGATTCCAAAATCTGAACTTTTAAAAGTTCAAGCAGATTTAATTCTAAATAATTCGACTTTAAAAAGAGTACAGAAAGAACAAAAATCAGAAGAAGAGAAATTATTTGTTATTTTAGATGTACCTTTTGATTCACAAATAGAATTTAAAGAATATTCGTTAGATAATCTTACTCTTGATAAATATAATATGGGCGCAGATGTTGAAAGAGCTCTTAAATACAGCAGTAAATCTAAGCAAGAAGAACTTATTTTAAAAAATTCTAGACTTGATGTAGAGATATCAAAATCGGAATTATATCCAAAACTTGATGCATCAGCTAGTTATAGATTAGATAATGATGTCGATGATGATGAAACAGAATATCAAGTGTCACTTGTAGCATCGTGGGAAATTTTTTCTTGGGGAAGTACGGTAGACAACATAAAGCAGAAAAAAATAAATTATAATCAGGCCATGGTAAATTATGAAAATGCAATGGATTTAATTGCTCTAGAAGTGCGTGATCAGTATAGACAACTTGAAATTTTACATGAAGAGGTTTATTCTCAAAAGACAAATATGGAATTAGAGGAGGAAAATATAAGAATTGATAAACTAAGATATGAAAACGGTATAATTACCACATATGATTTCTTGGATTCTATAAACAGATTAAGTTCCGCTCAAAGTAGATATTTTACATTACAAAGGGACTTAATACTTGCAATGAGAGTTTACGAAAACCTATTAAGATAGGAGTAGATTTATATGAAGAAGATGTTTGGAATATTAACGTTAATTTTAATAGTACTTATTACAACATACTTTAGTATTGGTTTTGTAAATAATTTTGAACATTTTTTTAGTAAATCTGACGTAAGTCGAGTTAAAGAAGTGAAGGTTATAAAATTAAGCAACCAGTATCTGGATGAAGATCTTGTATTTAAAGGTATGGTTGTACCTAAAAAAACAATACCATTGTATGTTGAAGTTCCTGTAGTAGTTGAAAATATATTAGTAAGAAATGGGAGTTTTGTTGAGGTAGGAGATCCTCTCTTAGAGTTTAGTGATTCAATTAAGGAAGATCTTAAAAGAGAACTCGAAGGGTTAGATTTGGATTTAAATAACGTTAACCTTGAATTACTGGATTTAAATTCAGGCTCTCTTAAGCTTGAATTGGAAAATAGAATGTTAGAAGTAAAAAGTTTAAAAGAGGATATAAGGGCTATGGAAAGGTCCCTTGAGGTATTAAAGTTTGAATCAAAAACATTTAAAGAACAGGCTGATGCAAAAATGAAATTACTTGAAAATGATGGAATATCTTCAATTGAAGCCAATGCAGCTTTAACAATATCAAATAAAAAAGCTGCTGAACTAACTGATAATTTTTCTAAGCTTGATATAGGAAGGCAAAAATATGAACTTTTGGTTTTAAGCTATGAAAGACTTAAAAGGGAGCTAAATATAAAAGAAAATATTTTGGTAAGTAAAAGAAGTAAGCTTTTAATACAAAAAAAGAATTTAACAGAGAAATTAAAAAATGTAGAAGAACCATTAAAATCACCAATAAATGGACTTGTGGCAGAGATATTTGTGGAGGAGGGAATTCCTTTTGCTAAGGGAAGAAAACTTATGTCTATAGTTCCTGATGGGAACTATATGATTAAAATTGAGGTCCCACTTTTTATGTCTTCATGGATTGAAAGAGGGCAGGAAGCTGTTGTTACATTCAACGATGGAAGACGCAATAAGGTCTATAGAGGAACCGTTGAAAGGGTGGCCCAGGGAGCAAAAGTTCCAATAAATGGAGATTTTGAAAATGTTACAGAAGTGTATATTGATCTTAATGACACAGATGGATTAAAACTTAGATACTATGTGGATGTGAATATTAAGGGAAATGAAACTCAGCGAAGGTTAGCAGTAGACTATTTTTCTATTTTAGAGGAAGACGGACTTAATTACGTATATGTTTTAGAAAATGGGATTGCCAAAAAAAAATTAGTAAAACTTGGAAAAAAAGGTTATTCCAAAGTTGAGATATTAGATCTTCCAGGAAATACGTCCATAATCGTAAATCCTTTTAAGGTTAAAGATGGAGAACAAGTAAAATCCATATTAGAGGATCAGATTAAATAAAATTTTATAACAAACTAAGCAAGAGCACGACTGGAATGACGACACTTTTTTAAACAACTTTTTTAAGGTGGTCTTCCTTATACTAGACTAGGATTAAATAGCCAAGTGCAGAATGAATTCCAATGTTATTATATCAATACACTATAATCTAATAACCCTCTTTTAAGCTACTTCAGAGATATAAACACATTTTGGATGTATAAACTCTGTCTTTAAAACTTTAAAGGCTGCTTCTGAGACAGCATTGTCATAAAGGCAGCCTTTTTTACTTAGTAAGCGCCTGATAGAAAAGTTTTCAGCAAGCAATCGATTGTGCTGTTTTTGAATTCATCCACCCGACCTGTGTAGAAAATCGAAATATTATTTAAATTATGTAAAATACTTCCAAACAATCTCGATTATCAAACTTACGATTTACTTCATTGCCTATCTTTTAGTTTTTGGTAGATTGCTTGGCTACTTTATATTGAGAAATGTTATAATTAGAAAACAAGCCGTTTTTCTTCATGATTATGTGATCCTATGAAGTGGAACAATTCTAGTTTCACTGGTAAGTTCTTTATTAATTTTTCAGATGCCATAATTACATTTTCTGGTTTTGAATATTATTTTTATATATTTTACAAGTGAGTTATCTGTTGATTTTGAATTTTATTCATAATAGTACGTACTTTTAAGGATTTTTAGGACGGCACACATTGCTGATATCGAGTATTTGTCCACGTTTTCCTTGACGACTTTACTTTTGCTCCGATTGCTTTAAAACATCATTTCCAATTTAAAGTTTCTGGTTATATTTACGAAGTTTGATGCTGCCCACTACAACGATTTATTAATGAAATTATTAAATTATATTCTTTTATTATTTCGGTCTTTGGCTTGCCATTTAGGTAAAGATTTCCCATTTGATTTTTAAATGTATCTGTGAATTTTCTTCAGGTTCTTTTGGTAATTTTAATATTTAATTTTATTATTGATTTATTTTTACATGACCTTAAGAAAAGTAATACAAGACGTAGTTTCACAAATAAATTTAAAAATCTACTAATTTAATACTTTTAATACAAAGCAATAATCTTATTATAATACTATGTCAGAATTCATTTTTAAAGCCATGTGGATAGATAATTGTAGGGATAAAGGATAGGTTACTTAAATTTAAATATTTATTTAATTTACCCTCTGAACTATTGTAAATATAACTATACTTATTTGATTTATTAAGAGGGGAGAAAAAGATATTCAAAACGTTGGGAAATGAAAATACCTGTAAAAACAAGTAATTCATGGCTTCCTGTCTAGAAATTGTGTTGTTCTGAAATTTCTGATTTAAATTGACAATTCAGGTTTAAAAAGGGATGGTGAGAGATGATTTTTTTTAAATATTTTTTACAATTTTTAATAATTATTCTACAATTTGTTATTTATTATTCAATCACAATTGCTTTAAATATTGAATCTAAGTTTATTTTTTACAGTTTTTCAGTGTATTTAGCACTCAATATATTAATAGGGACATACTCTCTAAAGAATAATCTCATCTGGGAAAATCTTAAAAATCAGTTTCAACTTCATATTGAATTTTTTGTTGTTATTTCCATAACAGACTTTTTCTTTTTTTATAATGAACAAATTTTAAAGTTTTTCTTTATAAGTTTTATATTTATCTTTTTAAATATTTTATTAATAACGTCTATAAAAAATTTTTTTTGGAAATACTTAAGTAAAAAAATAATTATAATAGGTACTGGAGATACTGCAAAACATTTTAGTGACTTAATAAAAATCCATCATTCCTCTATGTATGATCTTCTTGGCTTTATTCAAGTTCAAAATGAAATCAAAGTTCCAAAAGATCAAGTTATATGCAAGTATGAAGACATCTTTGATTTTATAAAAACAAATCCTATAGATGAAATTGTAGTAGCTCTACCTGGAATTGTGCCTAAAAAATTGAACTGGAGAAAAATTAGTGAGGAATTAGATGGAAAGGTTGAAAAGATAAAATTTATACCTGATAGCAAAGGGATATTTAATTTTAATTCTAAAATTCAGGACTACGATGGATTACTTCTTTTAACTACAAGCAATTATATAAAATCAAAATTCAGAAATATCGTAAAAAGAATGATGGACATTATACTAGGCTCAGTCGGAGTTTTTATTCTTGGCATTCTAGTATTAATTTTTTCTAGAAAAATTAAAAAAGATGGTGGTCCTATCTTTTTCAAACATACAAGAATAGGAAAAGATTTAAAAGAATTTAAAATATATAAATTTAGGACTATGTATGTTGATGCAGAAAAAAGACTTCAAGAGATGTTCAAAGATGAAAAAGTTCAAAAAGAATATTATAAAAATTTTAAATTAAAAAATGATCCAAGAATTACTCCTGTAGGAGAGTTCTTAAGAAAAACCTCATTGGATGAATTTCCTCAATTCATAAATGTACTAAAAGGTGAAATGAGTCTTATAGGCCCAA is drawn from uncultured Ilyobacter sp. and contains these coding sequences:
- a CDS encoding GtrA family protein — its product is MNRELILYIFFGVLTTIVNFITYLLILKINKNYIFATTLAFITAIIFAYITNKKYVFEKKTSSLKELLKEFIKFLTSRAFTYFVDVLGMIFLIKYLSQGEISSKIIVNITVVILNYLFSKLYIFKTEK
- a CDS encoding TolC family protein, which codes for MNKKKLIFITFLVIFAKGYSVEIGLEDVLNDLDQHNREILIQDMEIESQNLEKKKQFKNMLPNASLTWDHNFVENTSEDQNDFSVSGEDEANIGISMPLFQGGALYNQYKKSELNKEISVQKRNLVRYDIEQSAISTYFNILNKRKQTEIRQMVQEALSKQEERLKALYRSNKMIPKSELLKVQADLILNNSTLKRVQKEQKSEEEKLFVILDVPFDSQIEFKEYSLDNLTLDKYNMGADVERALKYSSKSKQEELILKNSRLDVEISKSELYPKLDASASYRLDNDVDDDETEYQVSLVASWEIFSWGSTVDNIKQKKINYNQAMVNYENAMDLIALEVRDQYRQLEILHEEVYSQKTNMELEEENIRIDKLRYENGIITTYDFLDSINRLSSAQSRYFTLQRDLILAMRVYENLLR
- a CDS encoding HlyD family efflux transporter periplasmic adaptor subunit, encoding MKKMFGILTLILIVLITTYFSIGFVNNFEHFFSKSDVSRVKEVKVIKLSNQYLDEDLVFKGMVVPKKTIPLYVEVPVVVENILVRNGSFVEVGDPLLEFSDSIKEDLKRELEGLDLDLNNVNLELLDLNSGSLKLELENRMLEVKSLKEDIRAMERSLEVLKFESKTFKEQADAKMKLLENDGISSIEANAALTISNKKAAELTDNFSKLDIGRQKYELLVLSYERLKRELNIKENILVSKRSKLLIQKKNLTEKLKNVEEPLKSPINGLVAEIFVEEGIPFAKGRKLMSIVPDGNYMIKIEVPLFMSSWIERGQEAVVTFNDGRRNKVYRGTVERVAQGAKVPINGDFENVTEVYIDLNDTDGLKLRYYVDVNIKGNETQRRLAVDYFSILEEDGLNYVYVLENGIAKKKLVKLGKKGYSKVEILDLPGNTSIIVNPFKVKDGEQVKSILEDQIK
- a CDS encoding sugar transferase, coding for MIFFKYFLQFLIIILQFVIYYSITIALNIESKFIFYSFSVYLALNILIGTYSLKNNLIWENLKNQFQLHIEFFVVISITDFFFFYNEQILKFFFISFIFIFLNILLITSIKNFFWKYLSKKIIIIGTGDTAKHFSDLIKIHHSSMYDLLGFIQVQNEIKVPKDQVICKYEDIFDFIKTNPIDEIVVALPGIVPKKLNWRKISEELDGKVEKIKFIPDSKGIFNFNSKIQDYDGLLLLTTSNYIKSKFRNIVKRMMDIILGSVGVFILGILVLIFSRKIKKDGGPIFFKHTRIGKDLKEFKIYKFRTMYVDAEKRLQEMFKDEKVQKEYYKNFKLKNDPRITPVGEFLRKTSLDEFPQFINVLKGEMSLIGPRPIIQRELEIHYGKEIAKKIFQIKPGITGMWQSHGRSDIEDYDERIASDLYYIKNWSLWLDIVILLKTIKCVIYRKGAY